One genomic window of Sphingopyxis sp. OPL5 includes the following:
- a CDS encoding arylsulfatase gives MKRRGMAALAAALMLAPVQAAPAPSPAPKHPNIVILLADDWGFSDVGSFGAEFATPNIDALAYAGMRFSNFHAAGSCSPTRAMLQTGVMNHRNGLGNMPETIPDAHRGQPGYDTVMNHRVVTIAELFGAAGYNTYLTGKWHLGSDATRLPEARGYNRAFSLADAGADNFEQRPIEGMYDTAAWTENGRPATLPKNFYSSTFVVEKMIDYIDADRASGKPFLASINFLANHIPIQAPDSDIARYSTMYKDGWTALREARAKRAAALGIVPAGAPMTTMATTPDWAKLDTEERAAAVRVMQAYAGMATAMDREVGRLVNHLKASGQYENTIFVFLSDNGAEPINPFSSTRNRLFLNMQYDNATANIGRRGSFAAIGQGWASAAVSPLSGYKFSATEGGLRVPLIVAWPGHAKIRAGAINGGLAHVTDILPTLAELAGVPGHGGSWKGRAVEPVTGRSLVPMLGGAAGSVHGDDPLGYELSGNAALFRGDYKLVRNLPPTGDGSWRLYDLKSDPGETKDLSAAMPDRFKAMMADYRAYAKANGVLDMPAGYTADAQINAYAWEKQGKKRAIKAGLWLGGGILAIVALIWGWRRRRRVRTSGSR, from the coding sequence ATGAAGAGGCGGGGAATGGCGGCACTGGCCGCCGCGTTGATGCTGGCGCCGGTGCAGGCGGCCCCTGCCCCCTCTCCCGCCCCGAAGCATCCCAATATCGTGATCCTGCTCGCCGACGACTGGGGGTTCAGCGACGTCGGGTCGTTCGGCGCCGAATTCGCGACCCCCAATATCGACGCGCTCGCCTATGCGGGCATGCGCTTTTCGAACTTTCACGCCGCCGGAAGCTGTTCGCCGACGCGGGCGATGCTGCAGACCGGGGTGATGAACCACCGCAACGGACTGGGCAACATGCCCGAGACGATCCCCGACGCGCATCGCGGCCAGCCGGGGTACGACACGGTGATGAACCACCGCGTCGTGACGATCGCCGAACTGTTCGGCGCGGCGGGATACAACACCTATCTGACCGGCAAATGGCATCTGGGGAGCGACGCGACGCGGCTGCCCGAGGCGCGCGGTTACAATCGCGCCTTCAGCCTCGCCGATGCCGGCGCCGACAATTTCGAACAGCGGCCGATCGAGGGCATGTACGACACCGCCGCCTGGACCGAGAATGGCAGGCCGGCGACGCTGCCGAAGAACTTCTATTCCTCGACCTTCGTCGTCGAGAAGATGATCGATTATATCGACGCCGACCGGGCGAGCGGAAAACCCTTCCTCGCGTCGATCAACTTCCTCGCCAACCATATCCCGATACAGGCGCCCGACAGCGACATCGCGCGCTATTCGACGATGTACAAGGACGGCTGGACCGCGCTGCGCGAAGCGCGGGCCAAGCGCGCCGCGGCGCTGGGCATCGTCCCCGCAGGCGCGCCGATGACGACGATGGCGACCACCCCCGACTGGGCCAAACTCGACACCGAGGAGCGCGCGGCGGCGGTGCGGGTGATGCAGGCCTATGCCGGCATGGCGACCGCGATGGACCGCGAGGTCGGGCGGCTCGTCAACCATTTGAAGGCCAGCGGTCAATATGAGAACACGATCTTCGTCTTCCTGTCGGACAATGGCGCCGAGCCGATCAACCCGTTCAGCAGCACGCGCAACCGGCTGTTCCTGAACATGCAGTACGACAACGCGACCGCGAACATCGGGCGGCGCGGCAGCTTCGCGGCGATCGGCCAGGGCTGGGCGAGCGCGGCGGTGTCGCCTTTGTCGGGGTATAAGTTCAGCGCGACCGAGGGCGGACTGCGCGTGCCGCTGATCGTCGCCTGGCCGGGCCATGCGAAGATCCGCGCCGGCGCGATCAACGGCGGGCTGGCGCATGTCACCGACATCCTGCCGACGCTCGCCGAGCTGGCGGGGGTGCCCGGGCATGGCGGCAGTTGGAAAGGCCGCGCGGTCGAGCCGGTGACCGGCCGCAGCCTCGTCCCCATGCTCGGCGGCGCGGCAGGCAGCGTGCATGGCGACGATCCGCTGGGGTATGAGCTGTCGGGCAATGCCGCGCTGTTTCGCGGCGATTACAAGCTGGTGCGCAACCTGCCGCCCACCGGCGACGGCAGCTGGCGGCTATACGACCTGAAGAGTGATCCGGGCGAGACGAAGGATTTGTCGGCAGCGATGCCCGACCGGTTCAAGGCGATGATGGCCGACTACCGCGCCTATGCGAAGGCCAATGGCGTGCTCGACATGCCCGCGGGCTATACCGCCGATGCGCAGATCAACGCCTATGCGTGGGAGAAGCAGGGCAAGAAGCGCGCGATCAAGGCCGGGCTGTGGCTGGGCGGTGGGATCTTGGCGATCGTGGCGCTGATCTGGGGCTGGCGGCGGCGCAGGCGGGTTCGGACATCGGGTTCGCGCTGA
- a CDS encoding formylglycine-generating enzyme family protein, producing MKRAVLTGSLALAGLLAACGDKPADKVAATSTPTCPAMPKADYVWIPGATFAMGADAHLPEEGPEKPVTVAGFWMATHEVTNGEFAAFVKATGYKTIAERDPPPLPGAPPDMLVPGGAVFTAPTDGNPNWWRWVVGAEWRHPAGPDTVIDGRDREPVVQIAYDDALAYARWAGKALPSEEQWELAAATGGADRNVPIVDGKPQANYYQGVFPVRDMGTDGFTSRAPVACFAADKHGVHDLIGNVWEWTTGAIDDESNVIKGGSFLCAANYCARYRPAARQFQERSLGTDHIGFRLIDTTRPAPAG from the coding sequence ATGAAGCGAGCCGTCCTGACTGGATCGCTGGCACTGGCCGGGCTGCTCGCCGCCTGTGGCGACAAGCCCGCGGACAAGGTCGCGGCGACTTCGACGCCGACCTGTCCGGCGATGCCGAAGGCGGATTATGTCTGGATCCCCGGCGCCACCTTCGCGATGGGCGCCGACGCGCATCTGCCCGAAGAGGGGCCGGAAAAGCCGGTGACCGTCGCCGGCTTCTGGATGGCGACCCACGAGGTGACGAACGGCGAATTCGCGGCCTTCGTGAAAGCGACCGGCTACAAGACCATCGCCGAACGCGACCCGCCGCCGCTGCCCGGCGCGCCGCCCGATATGCTGGTGCCCGGCGGGGCGGTGTTCACCGCGCCGACCGACGGCAATCCCAACTGGTGGCGCTGGGTCGTCGGCGCCGAGTGGCGCCATCCCGCCGGACCCGACACCGTGATCGACGGCCGCGACCGCGAACCGGTGGTGCAGATCGCCTATGACGACGCGCTCGCCTACGCCCGCTGGGCGGGCAAGGCGTTGCCCAGCGAGGAGCAATGGGAACTCGCCGCCGCGACCGGCGGCGCCGACCGCAATGTGCCGATCGTCGACGGCAAACCGCAGGCGAATTATTATCAGGGCGTTTTCCCGGTCCGCGACATGGGCACCGACGGCTTCACCAGCCGCGCCCCCGTCGCCTGCTTCGCCGCCGACAAGCATGGGGTGCACGACCTCATCGGCAATGTCTGGGAATGGACCACCGGCGCGATCGACGACGAAAGCAATGTCATCAAGGGCGGCAGCTTCCTGTGCGCCGCCAATTATTGCGCCCGCTACCGCCCCGCCGCGCGCCAGTTCCAGGAACGCTCGCTGGGCACCGACCACATCGGCTTCCGCCTGATCGACACGACACGCCCGGCGCCGGCGGGGTAA
- a CDS encoding TetR/AcrR family transcriptional regulator has product MATKTKARIDADAAPRVDGRRERSRSSRARIVAAMLDLIDRGDLSPSAARVAEEAGVGLRTVFRQFDDMDTLYREMSETIAERVMPIVVAPYAGKDWRADVRDLAARRARVFETMLPFRLAANIKRYQSPFLMGQYGQVVALERDLLFRLLPDTMIADRVGREALCVALSFQTWRALRHDQGLLVDEAGAVVAQMVEALIAGAAR; this is encoded by the coding sequence ATGGCAACGAAAACCAAAGCCAGGATCGACGCCGACGCCGCGCCGCGGGTCGACGGCCGCCGCGAACGCAGCCGGTCGAGCCGCGCGCGGATCGTCGCCGCGATGCTCGACCTCATCGACCGCGGCGATCTGTCGCCCAGCGCGGCGCGCGTCGCCGAGGAAGCGGGGGTGGGCCTGCGCACCGTGTTCCGCCAGTTCGACGACATGGACACGCTCTACCGCGAAATGTCCGAAACGATCGCCGAGCGGGTGATGCCGATCGTCGTTGCGCCTTATGCGGGCAAGGACTGGCGCGCCGACGTGCGCGACCTTGCGGCACGGCGTGCCCGCGTCTTTGAAACGATGCTGCCCTTCCGCCTCGCCGCCAATATCAAGCGCTATCAGTCGCCGTTCCTGATGGGGCAATATGGCCAGGTCGTCGCGCTCGAACGCGATCTCCTGTTCCGCCTGCTCCCCGACACCATGATTGCCGACCGCGTCGGCCGGGAGGCGCTGTGCGTCGCGCTGTCGTTCCAGACTTGGCGCGCGCTGCGCCACGACCAGGGCTTGCTGGTCGACGAAGCCGGGGCGGTCGTCGCGCAGATGGTCGAAGCGCTGATCGCGGGGGCGGCGCGATGA
- a CDS encoding sulfatase-like hydrolase/transferase, with protein sequence MKKRWAALSVLALLGAGGYWAYQANSYRLPGLVQDWRDPVQPNHVVTWAAGPADAPAAPPGTKRPPNIILIVADDLGFNDISLNGGGVAGGIVKTPNIDALAREGMNFTTAYAANATCSPSRAAMMTGRYPTRFGFEFTAVPVQFAENLAHGDAIGPLRPVFHKELITPDIPDYPDMGVPASEVTIAEAVKAAGYHTLHIGKWHLGESPALQPQNQGFDESLAVLGGAAMFLPENDPEVVNAKLPWDRIDRFLWANLRHAVSFNGSKRFHPKGHMTDYFAAEATKAIEANKNRPFFMYLAFNAPHTPLQATREEYDKLPQIKDEKTRVYGAMIAQLDRRIGDVMVKLKELGIDDNTLVIFTSDNGGAWYTGIDHLNAPYRGWKATFFEGGIRTPFFMRWPGTIAPGSTRADPTGHLDIFSTIAAVAGAKVPADRVVDSEDILAGPAKRQALFWRSGDYRAVRAGDWKLQVTKRPAKTRLYNLALDPTEQFDLSAHEPQRVAQLSAILEAQNRGMAKPIWPGLIEGPVRIDVPQNAPWKDGQDYVYWTN encoded by the coding sequence ATGAAGAAAAGATGGGCGGCGCTGAGCGTGCTCGCGCTGTTGGGAGCGGGCGGATATTGGGCGTATCAGGCGAACAGCTATCGCCTGCCCGGGCTGGTCCAGGACTGGCGCGACCCCGTGCAGCCGAACCATGTGGTGACATGGGCCGCGGGACCCGCGGACGCACCCGCCGCCCCGCCGGGAACGAAACGGCCGCCGAACATCATCCTGATCGTCGCCGACGACCTGGGGTTTAACGACATCAGCCTCAACGGCGGCGGGGTCGCCGGCGGGATCGTCAAGACCCCGAATATCGATGCGCTGGCACGCGAGGGGATGAATTTCACCACCGCCTATGCCGCCAACGCAACCTGTTCGCCGTCGCGCGCGGCGATGATGACGGGGCGCTATCCGACGCGCTTCGGCTTCGAATTTACCGCCGTGCCGGTCCAGTTCGCCGAGAATCTGGCGCATGGCGACGCGATCGGACCGCTGCGGCCGGTGTTCCACAAGGAGCTGATCACCCCCGACATCCCCGACTATCCCGACATGGGCGTTCCCGCGAGCGAGGTGACGATCGCCGAGGCGGTAAAGGCGGCGGGGTATCACACGCTACATATCGGCAAATGGCATCTGGGCGAGTCCCCGGCCCTGCAACCGCAAAACCAGGGCTTCGACGAAAGCCTCGCGGTGCTTGGCGGGGCGGCGATGTTTTTGCCGGAGAATGACCCTGAGGTTGTCAACGCGAAGCTGCCGTGGGACCGCATCGACCGCTTCCTGTGGGCGAATTTGCGCCATGCGGTGAGCTTCAACGGCAGCAAAAGATTCCACCCCAAGGGGCATATGACCGATTATTTCGCCGCAGAGGCGACGAAGGCGATCGAGGCGAACAAGAACCGGCCTTTCTTTATGTATCTGGCCTTCAACGCCCCGCACACCCCGCTGCAGGCGACGCGCGAGGAGTATGACAAGCTGCCGCAGATCAAGGATGAGAAGACCCGCGTCTATGGCGCGATGATCGCACAACTCGACCGGCGGATCGGCGACGTGATGGTGAAGCTGAAAGAGCTGGGCATCGACGACAATACGCTCGTCATCTTCACCAGCGACAATGGCGGCGCCTGGTACACCGGGATCGACCATCTGAACGCGCCGTACCGCGGGTGGAAGGCGACCTTTTTCGAGGGCGGCATCCGTACCCCCTTTTTCATGCGCTGGCCGGGGACGATCGCGCCGGGTTCGACGCGGGCCGACCCGACGGGGCATCTCGACATCTTTTCGACGATCGCGGCGGTCGCGGGGGCGAAGGTGCCAGCCGACCGGGTGGTCGACAGCGAGGATATATTGGCGGGTCCGGCAAAGCGGCAGGCGCTGTTCTGGCGCTCAGGCGACTATCGCGCGGTGCGCGCGGGCGACTGGAAATTGCAGGTGACGAAGCGGCCGGCGAAGACGCGGCTCTATAATCTCGCGCTCGACCCGACCGAACAATTTGACCTTTCGGCGCACGAGCCGCAGCGCGTCGCCCAGCTCAGCGCGATACTCGAGGCGCAGAACCGAGGCATGGCGAAACCGATCTGGCCGGGCCTGATCGAAGGACCGGTGCGGATCGACGTGCCGCAGAACGCGCCGTGGAAAGACGGGCAGGATTATGTGTATTGGACGAATTGA
- a CDS encoding carotenoid oxygenase family protein, which translates to MTAELVETIQSTIQPNDHPYMQGAWRPTFNEWNAIFANGDAEVIGTIPADIDGVYVRTGENQVHDPIGRYHPFDGDGFIHAISFKQGRASYRSRFVRTKGFEAEKEAGRSLWAGLMEPPHKSTRHGWGAQEWLKDSSSTDVTIHAGKIISTFYQCGEAYRLDPFTLEQHGTESWVPLDGISAHCKVDPATGELMFFNYSKHAPYMHYGVVGADNKLKHYIPVPLPGPRLPHDMAFTENYAILNDMPLYWSPELLEKRLHVVQFHPDEKTRFAIIPRHGSPEDIRWFEAEPTYTLHWLNAWEDGDEIILDGYYQEEPMPKSYPNAPEGFERMMAYLDQELLKPRLHRWRFDLVTGETSEERLDDRNLEFGMFNQRYAGKRYRYAYSAMPEPGWFLFRGLVKHDLEARTSEQYEFGPGRFGSEAPFAPRIDAKDEDDGYLVSFIADLETDQSECVLIDAKNIAAGPVCRIILPERICAGTHSVWANGDDIGMGENDILAA; encoded by the coding sequence ATGACCGCCGAGCTCGTCGAGACGATCCAGTCCACGATCCAGCCGAACGACCATCCCTATATGCAGGGCGCATGGCGGCCGACGTTCAACGAATGGAACGCGATCTTCGCCAATGGCGATGCCGAGGTGATCGGCACGATCCCCGCCGACATCGACGGCGTCTATGTCCGCACCGGCGAGAATCAGGTGCATGATCCGATCGGGCGCTATCACCCCTTCGATGGCGACGGGTTCATCCATGCGATAAGCTTCAAACAGGGGCGTGCGAGCTATCGCAGCCGCTTCGTCCGCACCAAGGGGTTCGAGGCCGAGAAGGAAGCCGGGCGTTCACTATGGGCGGGGTTGATGGAGCCACCGCACAAGTCGACGCGGCACGGCTGGGGCGCGCAAGAGTGGCTGAAGGACAGCAGTTCGACCGACGTTACGATCCATGCGGGCAAGATCATCTCGACATTCTATCAGTGCGGCGAGGCGTATCGGCTCGATCCGTTCACGCTGGAACAGCATGGCACCGAAAGCTGGGTACCGCTCGACGGCATTTCGGCACATTGCAAGGTCGATCCTGCGACCGGCGAACTGATGTTCTTCAATTATTCGAAGCACGCGCCGTACATGCATTATGGCGTCGTCGGCGCGGACAATAAGCTGAAGCATTATATCCCGGTGCCGCTGCCCGGACCGCGCCTGCCGCACGATATGGCGTTCACCGAAAACTATGCCATCCTCAACGACATGCCGCTTTATTGGAGCCCCGAGCTGCTCGAAAAGCGGCTCCACGTCGTGCAATTCCACCCCGACGAAAAAACACGTTTCGCGATCATCCCCCGCCACGGGAGCCCCGAGGACATCCGTTGGTTCGAGGCCGAACCGACCTATACGCTGCACTGGCTGAATGCATGGGAGGACGGCGACGAGATCATCCTCGACGGCTATTATCAGGAAGAGCCGATGCCGAAATCCTATCCGAATGCCCCCGAGGGGTTCGAACGGATGATGGCCTATCTCGACCAGGAACTGCTCAAGCCGCGCCTTCACCGCTGGCGCTTCGATCTGGTGACGGGCGAGACGAGCGAAGAGCGGCTGGACGACCGCAACCTCGAATTCGGGATGTTCAACCAGCGCTATGCCGGCAAGCGCTATCGCTACGCCTATAGCGCGATGCCCGAGCCGGGCTGGTTCCTGTTTCGCGGGCTGGTCAAACACGACCTTGAGGCGCGGACGAGCGAGCAATATGAATTCGGTCCCGGCCGTTTCGGCAGCGAGGCGCCCTTCGCACCGCGGATCGATGCGAAGGACGAGGATGATGGCTATCTCGTCTCCTTCATCGCCGACCTCGAAACCGACCAGTCCGAATGCGTGCTGATCGACGCGAAGAATATCGCGGCGGGCCCGGTGTGCCGGATCATCCTGCCCGAGCGCATCTGTGCGGGCACCCACAGCGTGTGGGCGAACGGCGACGATATCGGCATGGGCGAAAACGATATCCTCGCCGCCTGA
- a CDS encoding DUF7010 family protein produces MGQAQDELRSGYLGGAPGVFVSGLAWLAADVAWYIWGGFYAYVAIFIGGMLIFPLALLIARAFRAPKVSKGNPLSLLGFEATFPLFAGLLIAFGLLPASETFAFAALAIVVGARYFVFATLYRDRLYWALGGAIFLIGTGFAIQAEALPVHITLAVGSVELLFGAWLFTRWNAAIA; encoded by the coding sequence ATCGGTCAGGCACAGGATGAATTGCGCAGCGGCTATCTGGGCGGCGCGCCCGGGGTTTTCGTTTCGGGGCTGGCCTGGCTCGCGGCGGACGTCGCCTGGTACATCTGGGGCGGCTTTTACGCCTATGTCGCGATCTTTATCGGCGGGATGCTGATCTTTCCGCTGGCGCTGCTGATCGCGCGAGCGTTTCGCGCGCCCAAGGTGTCGAAGGGCAATCCGCTGTCACTGCTCGGGTTCGAGGCGACCTTTCCGTTGTTCGCGGGTCTGCTCATCGCGTTCGGCCTGCTGCCCGCGTCGGAGACCTTCGCCTTCGCCGCGCTCGCGATCGTCGTCGGGGCGCGCTATTTCGTCTTTGCGACGCTCTATCGCGACCGGCTCTATTGGGCGCTTGGCGGCGCGATCTTCCTGATCGGCACCGGCTTCGCGATCCAGGCCGAAGCGCTGCCGGTCCATATCACGCTGGCGGTCGGTAGCGTCGAATTGCTGTTCGGCGCCTGGCTGTTCACGCGGTGGAACGCCGCCATCGCGTGA
- a CDS encoding sugar MFS transporter produces MALAPNVATSADPNMVEKTGKGGGSALVVLILAFAVFFLLGGVTNINDLLVGKFKPMFHLTHAQANLVQMAFFIAYGAFSIPAGIIMSKLGYIRTFVLGFVIVAAAAFLFIPASAAASYPGFLAALFCIGAGITVLQVAMNPVITTLGPIETSHSRLTFAQAFNSVGVFAMVYGGASFLLGDSTPIDAETATEAQIQAYRVAEGASIGTAYMWLGVLMLVIAAVFWMFRSALDHAKASDVKLEGTWGLLTHNRRVQLGALCIFVYVGAEVAIGSNLIAYLGDPSVMGLGLQAAGKLVAFYWLGALVGRLLGGFILRLAKPGRVLATFAAGAISLIILSAVTTGALSGWALILVGFCNSLMFPTIFSLGTEGLGERTPQGSGILCTAIIGGAIVPFLFGTVADIDIRLALAVPLVCYAIIAGFGLWAARQATA; encoded by the coding sequence ATGGCATTGGCGCCGAACGTCGCGACGAGCGCGGACCCGAACATGGTCGAAAAAACGGGCAAGGGTGGTGGCAGCGCGCTGGTGGTGCTGATCCTCGCCTTTGCGGTGTTCTTCCTGCTTGGCGGGGTGACGAACATCAACGACCTGCTGGTCGGCAAGTTCAAGCCGATGTTCCACCTGACGCACGCGCAGGCGAATTTGGTGCAGATGGCATTTTTCATCGCCTATGGTGCCTTTTCGATCCCCGCCGGCATCATCATGTCGAAGCTCGGTTATATCCGCACCTTCGTGCTCGGGTTCGTCATCGTGGCGGCGGCCGCCTTCCTGTTCATCCCCGCGTCGGCGGCGGCGTCCTATCCGGGCTTCCTCGCCGCGCTGTTCTGCATCGGCGCCGGCATCACGGTGCTGCAGGTGGCGATGAACCCGGTGATCACCACCCTGGGGCCGATCGAAACCTCGCACAGCCGCCTGACCTTTGCCCAGGCGTTCAATTCCGTCGGCGTGTTCGCGATGGTCTATGGCGGCGCATCTTTTCTGCTTGGCGATTCAACCCCGATCGACGCCGAGACCGCGACCGAGGCGCAAATTCAGGCCTATCGCGTCGCCGAGGGGGCGTCGATCGGCACCGCCTATATGTGGCTCGGCGTGCTGATGCTGGTGATCGCGGCGGTGTTCTGGATGTTCCGGTCGGCGCTCGACCACGCCAAGGCGAGCGATGTGAAGCTCGAGGGCACGTGGGGCCTGCTCACCCACAATCGCCGCGTCCAGCTCGGCGCGCTGTGCATCTTCGTCTATGTCGGCGCCGAAGTGGCGATCGGTTCGAACCTCATCGCCTATCTCGGCGATCCCAGCGTGATGGGACTGGGGCTTCAGGCCGCGGGCAAGCTGGTGGCGTTCTACTGGCTGGGCGCGCTCGTCGGCCGCTTGCTCGGCGGTTTCATCCTGCGACTGGCGAAGCCGGGACGGGTGCTTGCGACCTTTGCGGCAGGGGCGATTTCGCTGATCATCCTGTCGGCGGTGACGACGGGCGCCTTGTCGGGCTGGGCGCTGATCCTCGTCGGCTTCTGCAATTCGCTGATGTTCCCGACGATTTTCAGCCTCGGGACCGAGGGGCTGGGCGAACGGACGCCGCAGGGGTCGGGCATCCTATGCACCGCGATCATCGGCGGCGCGATCGTGCCGTTCCTGTTCGGAACGGTGGCCGACATCGACATCCGGCTCGCGCTGGCGGTGCCGCTGGTCTGCTATGCGATCATCGCCGGTTTCGGGCTGTGGGCGGCGCGCCAGGCGACCGCCTGA
- a CDS encoding glycoside hydrolase family 3 protein has protein sequence MRRPAIAMATALLLAGTASVAAAQTDAADAATVHPDLWPAAKSPAAITDAATEKRIDALLAKMTVEQKVGQLVQGDISTITPKDLETYPLGSILAGGNSGPNGNERSSAADWAKLVGEFRAVSLKPQANGVAIPIIFGVDAVHGHNNIPGATLFPHNIALGATRDPELIQRIGAVTAAEIAGSGIEWTFAPTLAVPQDLRWGRSYEGYAADPRLVADYAKAMVIGLQGQLVAGKVVGKAHVAATAKHFLADGGTDGGRDQGDARIDEKELIAKHAMGYPAAIDAGTLTVMASFSSWQGIKHHGNKGLLTDALKRKMGFDGFVVGDWNGHGQVAGCSVTDCPASINAGLDMFMAPDSWKGLYETTVKQAKDGTISAARLDDAVRRILRVKYKLGLFDADHGGRGDVAAVGAPAHLAVAREAVAKSLVLLKNNGGVLPIKAGARVLVTGPGADNMAMQSGGWTISWQGTDVTHADFPNGQTIWEGLQKAVGEAGGTAALSKDGAYKEKPDVAIVVFGEEPYAEFQGDVSTLDYQPNEATDLATLRKLKAAGIPVVALFLSGRPMFTNPEINAADAFVAGWLPGSQGAGVADVLVAGKTGKPAHGFSGVLPFAWPADAASPVKKPLFAEGYGLKYGETKPVAQLSEDLGIDVGAALNVEKYFAGGRARAPWLLSVTDAGGARPVASPPLASPYGHVASRSVDVAAQEDGKSFTWTGPGSFSLSGPNADLSRQLNNSFAVRIDWRVDAVGTGPVQLSFANIPFDIGGLVAAAPKGQVSTIKVPLRCFADAGADLTRVGAAVAVQADKGFAATLLHTNVEAVGENLPCPPRGK, from the coding sequence ATGCGGCGACCTGCAATCGCGATGGCGACGGCGCTCCTTTTGGCGGGCACGGCCAGCGTAGCGGCAGCACAGACCGATGCGGCGGACGCCGCGACGGTCCATCCCGACCTCTGGCCGGCGGCGAAAAGCCCCGCCGCGATCACCGACGCGGCGACCGAAAAGCGCATCGACGCGCTGCTCGCAAAAATGACGGTCGAGCAGAAGGTCGGCCAACTCGTCCAGGGCGACATCAGCACGATCACCCCGAAGGACCTCGAAACCTATCCGCTCGGTTCGATTCTGGCCGGCGGCAACAGCGGCCCGAACGGCAACGAGCGCTCAAGCGCCGCCGACTGGGCCAAATTGGTTGGCGAATTCCGCGCGGTGTCGCTGAAGCCGCAGGCGAACGGCGTCGCCATCCCGATCATTTTCGGGGTCGATGCCGTCCATGGCCACAACAATATCCCCGGCGCGACGCTGTTCCCGCACAATATCGCGCTCGGCGCGACGCGCGACCCCGAACTGATCCAACGCATCGGCGCGGTCACCGCTGCCGAGATTGCTGGCAGCGGCATCGAATGGACCTTCGCCCCGACGCTTGCGGTGCCGCAGGATCTGCGCTGGGGCCGCAGTTACGAAGGCTATGCCGCCGATCCCAGGCTCGTCGCCGACTATGCGAAGGCGATGGTCATCGGGCTGCAGGGCCAGCTCGTCGCGGGCAAGGTGGTCGGCAAGGCGCATGTCGCGGCGACCGCGAAGCACTTCCTCGCCGACGGCGGCACCGACGGCGGCCGCGATCAGGGCGACGCCAGGATCGACGAAAAGGAACTGATCGCCAAACACGCGATGGGTTATCCCGCCGCGATCGACGCCGGCACGCTCACCGTCATGGCCAGCTTCTCAAGCTGGCAGGGGATCAAGCACCACGGCAACAAGGGGCTGCTCACCGACGCGCTCAAGCGGAAAATGGGCTTCGACGGCTTCGTCGTCGGCGACTGGAACGGCCATGGCCAGGTCGCGGGGTGCAGCGTCACTGACTGCCCCGCCTCGATCAACGCCGGGCTCGACATGTTCATGGCCCCCGACAGCTGGAAGGGCCTTTACGAAACCACGGTCAAACAGGCGAAGGACGGCACCATCTCCGCCGCGCGCCTCGACGATGCGGTGCGCCGCATCCTGCGGGTGAAATATAAGCTCGGGCTGTTCGACGCCGACCATGGCGGTCGCGGCGATGTCGCGGCGGTCGGCGCCCCCGCGCATCTCGCGGTCGCGCGCGAGGCGGTGGCGAAATCGCTGGTGCTGCTCAAGAACAATGGCGGCGTGCTGCCGATCAAGGCGGGCGCCCGCGTCCTCGTCACCGGCCCCGGCGCCGACAATATGGCGATGCAATCGGGCGGCTGGACGATCAGCTGGCAGGGCACCGACGTCACCCACGCCGACTTCCCCAACGGCCAGACGATCTGGGAAGGGTTGCAGAAAGCGGTCGGCGAGGCGGGCGGCACCGCCGCGCTGTCAAAGGACGGCGCGTATAAGGAAAAGCCCGACGTCGCGATCGTCGTCTTCGGCGAGGAACCCTATGCCGAGTTTCAGGGCGACGTGTCGACGCTCGATTACCAGCCGAACGAGGCGACCGATCTTGCGACGCTCCGGAAGCTGAAGGCCGCGGGCATTCCGGTGGTCGCGCTGTTCCTTTCGGGGCGTCCGATGTTCACCAACCCCGAAATCAACGCCGCCGACGCCTTTGTCGCGGGCTGGCTGCCGGGGTCGCAGGGCGCCGGTGTCGCCGACGTCCTCGTCGCGGGCAAGACCGGCAAGCCTGCGCACGGCTTCTCCGGCGTGCTGCCCTTCGCCTGGCCCGCCGACGCCGCCTCGCCGGTCAAGAAGCCGCTGTTCGCGGAGGGTTATGGCCTGAAATATGGCGAGACCAAACCCGTCGCCCAGCTCTCCGAAGACCTTGGCATCGACGTCGGCGCGGCGCTCAATGTCGAGAAATATTTCGCCGGTGGCCGCGCGCGGGCGCCGTGGCTGCTGTCGGTGACCGATGCCGGCGGCGCGCGACCGGTGGCCTCGCCGCCGCTCGCCAGCCCCTATGGTCATGTCGCGTCGCGCTCGGTCGATGTCGCGGCGCAGGAGGACGGCAAAAGCTTCACCTGGACCGGCCCGGGCTCGTTCAGCCTGTCGGGACCCAACGCCGACCTGTCGCGCCAGCTGAACAACAGCTTCGCGGTGCGGATCGACTGGCGGGTCGATGCGGTGGGCACGGGTCCGGTGCAACTGTCCTTCGCCAACATCCCCTTCGATATCGGCGGGCTCGTCGCCGCGGCGCCGAAAGGGCAGGTATCGACGATCAAGGTGCCGCTGCGCTGCTTCGCCGACGCCGGCGCCGATTTGACGCGCGTCGGCGCAGCCGTGGCGGTGCAGGCCGACAAGGGTTTCGCGGCAACGCTGCTGCATACGAATGTCGAGGCGGTCGGCGAGAATCTGCCTTGTCCGCCCCGGGGAAAGTGA